The Porphyrobacter sp. HT-58-2 genome has a window encoding:
- a CDS encoding Lrp/AsnC family transcriptional regulator, with product MTTQIVEIDQIDRKILMALQHDASLSQRALAEEVGLSQNACWRRLQRLECEGVLRGQRAKVDLARLGLDLVVIVMIKTPHHSKDWAIAFKNHVERISGVVDLYRIGGEWDYLIKVVTQGISGYDRFYQQLVDGFDLSVVTGHFVMEEMIASRPVTLV from the coding sequence ATGACCACACAGATCGTCGAGATTGACCAAATTGATCGCAAGATCCTGATGGCGCTCCAGCACGATGCCTCGCTCAGCCAGCGCGCGCTGGCCGAGGAAGTCGGGCTGTCCCAGAACGCCTGCTGGCGCCGCCTTCAGCGGCTGGAGTGCGAGGGCGTGCTGCGCGGGCAAAGGGCGAAGGTCGATCTCGCACGGCTCGGTCTCGATCTGGTCGTAATCGTGATGATCAAGACGCCCCACCATTCAAAGGATTGGGCAATCGCCTTCAAGAACCATGTCGAACGAATCTCGGGCGTGGTCGATCTCTACCGCATCGGCGGCGAATGGGACTACCTCATCAAGGTCGTCACTCAGGGGATCAGCGGCTATGACCGCTTCTACCAGCAATTGGTCGACGGGTTCGATCTTTCGGTGGTGACGGGTCATTTCGTG